A genomic region of Nostoc sp. UHCC 0702 contains the following coding sequences:
- the pstC gene encoding phosphate ABC transporter permease subunit PstC → MANSSEPADKSSSLPPNLSDDKIDLIAKDGANFWIDQGFTWLVYTFAVITVAVLLVMSWVIFHEAQPAVVKFGIGFLWGQDWDTGNQIFGALPYIYGTLVSSAIAILFAIPIGIAIALVTSEKFLPLSVQTALAFIIELIAAIPSVIIGLWSIFIFIPVLEPLQKWLASNFKWIALFNSEDPIGTNMLTAGIILAIMILPTMAAITRDVLLAIPKELRSAAMALGSTRWETIFRILLPAGFSGIVSAAMLALGRALGETMAVTMVIGNSAQISASLLDPAYTIPSVLANEFAEAEPGLHIGALSYLGLILFGLTLAVNIGAVLLVQWFSRKNKY, encoded by the coding sequence ATGGCAAATTCATCTGAACCAGCCGATAAAAGTTCATCTCTTCCACCGAATTTAAGTGATGACAAGATTGATTTGATAGCCAAGGACGGCGCAAATTTTTGGATTGATCAAGGATTTACATGGTTAGTATATACTTTTGCAGTCATTACCGTTGCAGTTTTATTAGTGATGAGTTGGGTAATTTTCCATGAAGCTCAACCGGCTGTTGTTAAGTTTGGAATTGGGTTTTTATGGGGTCAAGATTGGGATACAGGTAATCAGATTTTTGGTGCATTACCTTATATTTATGGAACCTTAGTAAGTAGTGCGATCGCTATTTTATTTGCTATCCCCATAGGAATAGCTATTGCATTAGTAACTAGTGAAAAATTTTTACCATTATCTGTGCAAACAGCCCTAGCATTTATTATTGAATTAATTGCAGCAATTCCCAGCGTTATTATTGGGCTATGGAGTATTTTTATTTTTATTCCTGTTTTAGAACCCCTGCAAAAATGGTTAGCTAGCAATTTTAAATGGATAGCTTTATTTAATTCAGAAGATCCTATAGGCACCAATATGTTAACTGCGGGAATTATTCTTGCAATTATGATTTTGCCGACAATGGCAGCAATTACCCGTGATGTATTACTGGCAATACCCAAAGAATTACGCAGTGCAGCAATGGCTTTAGGTAGCACCCGTTGGGAAACAATTTTTCGTATATTATTACCAGCTGGATTTTCGGGTATTGTCAGTGCCGCTATGCTTGCTTTAGGACGTGCTTTGGGTGAAACAATGGCTGTAACTATGGTGATTGGTAACTCTGCCCAAATTAGCGCTTCCTTACTCGATCCAGCTTATACAATTCCCTCTGTATTAGCTAATGAATTCGCAGAAGCTGAACCAGGATTACACATTGGTGCTTTAAGCTATTTAGGTTTAATTTTGTTTGGTTTGACTTTAGCTGTAAATATTGGTGCTGTATTATTAGTGCAGTGGTTTAGTAGGAAAAATAAATATTAA
- the pstS gene encoding phosphate ABC transporter substrate-binding protein PstS, which produces MTLSTNILHRLFTTTMVVSAVAVSPTFTAIAQAQTLNGAGATFPAPLYERYAREVRKKHPDLKINYQAIGSGGGIRQVIAGTVDFGGSDAAMKDNEINQVKNGVILVPTAGGAVSVVYNLPGVNNLKLSRATLPAIFSGQITNWNDQKIKADNPGVNLPNQRIKFVVRADSSGTTFIFTNHLSAISAYFKGRIGANTAPKWTLPNALKGRGNAGVAALVARTPGSIGYVEYAYATQNNLKSALIQNKRGEFIAPSLQSANTALSNVNFPNNYRVFVGDPGQGYPIVGLTWMMIYKNYPNASKANAVKKWINWVLQDGQQYNDDLNYTKIPSDVANRVLQTVNSTVK; this is translated from the coding sequence ATGACTCTTTCAACCAATATTTTGCATCGCTTATTTACTACTACAATGGTAGTATCTGCGGTTGCAGTTAGTCCTACTTTTACAGCGATCGCTCAAGCGCAAACACTCAATGGTGCAGGAGCAACTTTTCCGGCTCCCCTTTATGAAAGATACGCTCGTGAAGTCAGAAAGAAACATCCAGATTTAAAAATTAACTACCAAGCAATTGGTAGTGGTGGTGGTATTCGTCAAGTCATTGCTGGAACTGTTGACTTTGGTGGTAGTGATGCTGCAATGAAAGATAATGAAATCAATCAAGTCAAGAATGGCGTGATTTTAGTACCTACAGCAGGTGGTGCAGTTTCTGTTGTTTACAATCTTCCTGGTGTCAATAACCTGAAATTGTCCCGCGCTACATTGCCAGCTATTTTTTCTGGTCAAATCACCAACTGGAATGACCAAAAAATTAAAGCTGATAACCCTGGTGTAAATCTACCAAATCAAAGGATTAAATTTGTAGTTCGTGCCGATAGTAGCGGTACAACTTTTATTTTCACTAACCACTTGAGCGCTATAAGTGCTTATTTTAAAGGTAGAATTGGAGCTAACACTGCTCCTAAATGGACTTTACCAAATGCCCTCAAAGGTAGAGGTAACGCAGGTGTAGCTGCTTTAGTAGCACGTACTCCTGGATCTATTGGTTATGTAGAATATGCATACGCCACTCAAAACAATTTAAAATCAGCACTGATACAAAATAAAAGAGGAGAATTTATAGCTCCTTCTTTACAGTCCGCAAACACTGCTTTGTCAAATGTGAATTTTCCAAACAACTACCGCGTTTTTGTCGGAGATCCAGGACAGGGTTATCCTATAGTTGGTCTTACCTGGATGATGATTTACAAAAACTATCCTAATGCTTCCAAAGCTAATGCCGTCAAAAAATGGATTAATTGGGTATTGCAAGATGGTCAACAATATAATGATGACCTGAACTATACCAAAATTCCCTCTGACGTTGCTAATCGGGTACTTCAGACAGTGAATAGCACTGTTAAATAA
- a CDS encoding phosphate ABC transporter ATP-binding protein: protein MSKLIPAIKVKNLSFYYSTFKAIEGVSIDIYQNQVTAIIGPSGCGKSTFIKTLNRISELEGSVKVEGRVEFFGQNIYDHRINLNQLRRQIGMVFQKPNPFPMSIYENVAYGIRISMRRSQAQLDDIVESALKSAALWHEVKDKLNQSAFSLSGGQQQRLCIARALAVKPKVLLMDEPCSALDPIATMKVEELIHSLRCQLTIAIVTHNMQQATRVSDYTAFFSTDESRIGQMVEFGITEQIFNNPLDPRTHDYISGRFG from the coding sequence ATGAGTAAATTAATTCCTGCCATCAAAGTCAAAAACCTCAGCTTTTACTATAGTACTTTCAAGGCGATTGAAGGAGTATCAATAGATATTTACCAAAACCAAGTAACTGCAATTATTGGCCCTAGTGGTTGCGGTAAATCTACCTTTATTAAAACGCTCAATCGCATTAGCGAATTAGAAGGTTCTGTAAAAGTCGAAGGACGTGTAGAATTTTTTGGTCAGAATATTTACGATCATCGCATCAATTTAAATCAGCTACGTCGCCAAATTGGCATGGTGTTCCAGAAGCCAAATCCTTTTCCCATGAGCATTTACGAAAATGTTGCTTACGGTATCAGAATATCTATGAGGCGATCGCAAGCACAATTAGATGATATTGTCGAATCTGCCTTGAAAAGCGCTGCTCTTTGGCATGAAGTCAAAGATAAGCTCAATCAATCAGCTTTCAGCCTTTCTGGCGGTCAACAACAGCGACTCTGTATTGCCCGTGCTTTAGCAGTCAAACCCAAAGTCCTGTTGATGGATGAGCCTTGTTCCGCTCTTGACCCCATCGCTACCATGAAAGTTGAGGAACTGATCCATAGTTTACGCTGCCAATTGACGATCGCGATCGTCACCCACAACATGCAGCAAGCAACTCGCGTCTCTGATTACACGGCTTTCTTCAGTACTGATGAGAGTCGTATTGGTCAAATGGTTGAATTTGGCATCACAGAGCAAATCTTTAATAATCCACTCGATCCTCGCACTCACGATTACATCTCAGGGCGTTTTGGTTAA
- the pstA gene encoding phosphate ABC transporter permease PstA produces the protein MSGYQNSEINESIASDLYRPLPIKRLLFTYGMNAIAFALTGLVLIPLLSILWEIIQRGISGLKPEMFVKSVIDYGFGNAILGTITIVGIASLLSIPVGILTGIFLAEFGQSNLIARFVRMITTILTGVPSIVVGVFAYGVIVLVTKGFSAIAGGFALAVIMLPVIVLTTEEALKLIPTDQRLASAALGGTRFQTTFRIVVTAAIPGITTGILLAVARAAGETAPLLFTALFSLDWSTGLLTPTASLPVLIFNLYNDPDPQKSQLVWTTSIVLLGLVFCISLLSRLIINKTKTK, from the coding sequence ATGAGTGGTTATCAAAACTCTGAAATAAATGAATCTATAGCATCTGATTTATACAGACCATTGCCGATAAAAAGACTATTATTTACTTATGGAATGAATGCGATCGCCTTTGCTTTGACAGGTTTAGTATTGATTCCATTACTATCTATTCTGTGGGAAATTATCCAACGAGGAATATCCGGTTTGAAACCGGAAATGTTTGTCAAATCAGTAATTGACTATGGGTTTGGTAATGCCATTTTGGGAACTATAACAATTGTAGGTATTGCTTCACTATTAAGTATTCCTGTAGGAATATTAACAGGTATATTTTTAGCAGAATTTGGTCAATCTAACCTAATAGCTCGTTTTGTTCGCATGATCACTACTATCCTTACTGGTGTTCCTTCAATTGTTGTGGGTGTGTTCGCTTATGGTGTGATTGTATTAGTCACTAAAGGATTTAGTGCGATCGCTGGTGGTTTTGCCTTAGCTGTAATCATGTTACCCGTGATCGTCCTGACAACAGAAGAAGCCTTAAAACTAATTCCCACAGACCAACGTCTAGCCTCTGCTGCTTTGGGAGGTACTCGCTTTCAAACCACTTTTCGCATCGTGGTGACTGCTGCCATACCCGGAATTACCACAGGCATTTTGTTAGCTGTAGCCCGTGCTGCTGGTGAAACAGCACCCCTACTTTTTACTGCTTTATTCAGTCTAGATTGGTCAACAGGATTGTTAACTCCAACAGCTTCTCTACCAGTGTTGATTTTTAACCTTTACAACGACCCTGATCCACAAAAAAGTCAATTAGTCTGGACTACTTCTATCGTTCTACTAGGCTTAGTTTTCTGTATCAGTCTTTTATCTCGCTTAATTATAAATAAGACAAAGACAAAATAA
- a CDS encoding phosphate ABC transporter ATP-binding protein, protein MNKLIPAIRVKNLNFYYNTQKVLDGVSMDIYQSKVTAIIGPSGCGKSTFLKCLNRMVELEGEVKIEGRVEFFNQNIYERRVNLNRLRRQVSMILSKPNLFPMSIYDNVAYGVKIVGWRPKVELDEIVESAIKDADLWDEVKNKLHKSALELSGGQQQRLCIARALAVKPKVLLMDEPCFGLDATASMKVESLIQSLRLRSELTMVIISHNLQQVTRVSDFTAFFYNNENRIGQMVEFGVTKKIFTNPLDSRTRDYILARRS, encoded by the coding sequence ATGAATAAACTAATTCCAGCCATCAGAGTCAAAAATCTCAACTTTTATTACAATACCCAAAAGGTACTCGATGGAGTATCAATGGATATTTACCAAAGCAAAGTAACAGCAATTATTGGCCCTAGTGGTTGTGGAAAATCGACTTTTCTTAAATGCTTAAATCGCATGGTTGAATTAGAAGGAGAAGTTAAAATCGAAGGAAGGGTAGAATTTTTCAATCAAAATATTTATGAGCGTCGAGTCAACTTAAATCGCCTACGCCGCCAAGTGAGTATGATTCTCTCCAAGCCGAATCTTTTTCCCATGAGTATTTACGATAATGTTGCCTATGGAGTAAAAATAGTAGGATGGCGTCCCAAAGTAGAATTAGACGAAATTGTAGAATCTGCAATTAAAGATGCTGACCTCTGGGATGAGGTAAAAAATAAATTACATAAATCGGCATTAGAACTTTCTGGTGGACAACAACAACGACTTTGCATTGCCCGTGCTTTAGCAGTCAAGCCAAAAGTTCTTCTCATGGATGAACCTTGTTTTGGTCTTGATGCTACTGCTAGCATGAAAGTTGAGTCTTTGATCCAAAGTTTGCGTTTGCGTTCTGAATTGACAATGGTGATTATCAGCCACAATTTACAGCAAGTTACTCGTGTATCTGATTTCACAGCTTTCTTTTACAATAATGAAAATCGCATTGGTCAAATGGTTGAATTTGGTGTCACAAAGAAAATATTTACCAACCCTCTTGATTCTCGCACCCGCGACTATATTTTAGCTCGTCGTAGTTAA